A genomic segment from Nicotiana tabacum cultivar K326 chromosome 7, ASM71507v2, whole genome shotgun sequence encodes:
- the LOC107773392 gene encoding methionine S-methyltransferase encodes MAVNGLCTSTEDFLKRCEQSGDAAYSALRSLLGRLEDPVTRKEARIFLALLQKRFATKEASDQCLQTYHFQIQDIVLEQYEGFQKRKKLTMIVIPSIFIPEDWSFTFYEGLNRHPDSIFQDKTVAELGCGNGWISIAIAEKWLPSKVYGLDINPRAVKISWINLYLNALDDNGEPIYDEEKKTLLDRVEFHESDLLAYCKDNHIELERIVGCIPQILNPNPDAMSKLITENASEEFLHSLSNYCALQGFVEDQFGLGLIARAVEEGISVIKPLGIMIFNMGGRPGQGVCKRLFERRGLCVNKLWQTKILQAADTDISALVEIEKSSMHRFEFFMGLVGDQPICARTAWAYGKASGRISHALSVYSCQLRQPNQVKKIFEFIKNGFHDISNSLDLSFEDDAVADEKIPFLAYLASVLKENSVFPYESPAGSRWFRNLIAGFMKTYHHFPLTADNVVVFPSRAVAIENLLRLFLPHLAIVDEQLSRHLPRQWLTSLKIEKSQTDSSSEDNITVIEAPRQSDSMVELIKKLKPQVVVTGMAQFESVTSSSFEYLLDTTREIGCRLFVDISDQFELSSLPKSNGVLKFLARTSLPSHAAIICGLVKNQVYSDLEVAFVISEDKTIYKALSKTMELLQGNTALISQYYYGCLFHELLAFQLSDRHPPAEREAEKLKASKMIGFPSSVSSVLNHAELSVTDSDNILIHMDVDQSFLPIPTPVKAAIFESFVRQNIAESEIDVTSNIRQLMESSYGFPTNSKTEFIYADCPLALFSKLVLCCIHEGGTLCFPAGSNGSYVSAANFVKANIAYIPTSPEEGFKLTQKTVEIFLKTVNKPWIYISGPTVNPTGQLYFNEEIKNILSVCAKFGARVIIDTSFSGVEFNSKGWDGWNLEDTLAKLRSQNQSFCVALLGGLYLKMLTAGISFGFLLLDHPALIDAFHSFPGLSKPHSTIKYQVKKLLDQRERTAELSNAVSEQENILASRYKLLKKTLESCGWDVLEAHSGVSVVAKPSTYLGKTVKISNDSSSWEGKLDDTNIREAMLKTTGLCINSSSWTGIPGYCRFTIALEDGDFERALTCIVKFRDMVGK; translated from the exons ATGGCGGTGAATGGACTGTGTACATCAACGGAAGACTTCCTGAAACGGTGCGAGCAGTCCGGCGATGCTGCTTACAGTGCCCTCCGATCACTCCTCGGGCGACTGGAGGATCCGGTTACCCGGAAAGAGGCTCGGATCTTCCTCGCTCTTCTTCAGAAACGTTTTGCTACTAAAGAAGCCTCCGATCAGTGCCTTCAAACTTACCATTTCCAAATTCAAGATATTGTCCTTGAGCAATATGAAG GTTTCCAGAAGCGAAAGAAACTGACAATGATTGTCATCCCCAGTATTTTTATCCCAGAGGATTGGTCCTTCACCTTTTATGAGGGACTAAATAGACACCCTGATTCCATCTTCCAGGACAAGACAGTTGCCGAGCTGGGATGCGGAAATGGATGGATATCCATTGCCATTGCCGAGAAATGGTTACCGTCAAAG GTATATGGGCTTGATATAAATCCAAGAGCAGTAAAGATCTCATGGATAAATTTGTACTTGAACGCTCTGGATGACAATGGCGAACCAATATatgatgaagaaaagaaaacactACTAGATAGGGTAGAGTTTCACGAGTCTGATCTGCTAGCTTACTGCAAAGATAATCACATCGAACTTGAAAGAATTGTTGGATGCATACCACAG ATTCTTAATCCAAATCCAGATGCGATGTCCAAGTTGATTACTGAAAATGCTAGTGAAGAATTTCTGCATTCATTAAGCAACTATTGTGCGCTTCAG GGCTTTGTTGAAGATCAGTTTGGCTTGGGGCTTATTGCAAGGGCAGTTGAGGAAGGTATTTCTGTCATAAAGCCATTGGGCATTATGATCTTCAACATGGGAGGCCGTCCTGGGCAAGGTGTTTGCAAACGGTTATTTGAGCGCCGTGGTCTTTGTGTTAACAAGCTCTGGCAAACTAAAATTCTTCAG GCAGCTGACACTGATATATCAGCTctagttgaaattgaaaaaagtaGCATGCACCGGTTTGAATTTTTCATGGGACTTGTTGGAGATCAGCCAATATGTGCTCGAACAGCATGGGCTTATGGCAAGGCTAGCGGTCGTATCTCTCATGCTTTATCTGTGTACAGCTGTCAACTTCGTCAGCCAAATCAG GTCAAAAAGATATTTGAGTTCATAAAAAATGGATTCCATGATATCAGTAATTCTCTGGATTTGTCATTTGAGGATGATGCAGTAGCAGATGAAAAGATCCCTTTCCTAGCTTATCTTGCTAGCGTGCTTAAGGAGAACTCTGTTTTCCCATATGAATCACCAGCAGGAAGTAGATGGTTCCGCAATCTGATTGCTGGCTTTATGAAAACATACCACCATTTTCCTCTTACTGCTGAC AATGTCGTTGTCTTTCCTTCAAGGGCTGTGGCTATTGAGAATCTGTTGCGGTTATTCTTGCCACATCTAGCAATTGTTGATGAGCAACTGTCACGACACCTGCCTAGGCAATGGCTAACATCATTGAAGATTGAG AAAAGTCAAACTGATAGTAGTTCAGAGGATAACATCACTGTTATTGAAGCTCCACGCCAATCTGATTCGATGGTTGAACTGATAAAGAAGTTGAAGCCTCAAGTCGTAGTTACTGGGATGGCGCAATTTGAATCAGTTACTAGTTCTTCTTTTGAGTACCTACTTGATACCACAAGGGAAATTGGATGTCGTCTGTTTGTAGACATATCTGACCAATTTGAGCTATCCAGCCTACCCAAATCTAACGGGGTCCTGAAATTCCTTGCTAGAACTTCTCTTCCCTCACATGCAGCAATTATTTGTGGCTTAGTGAAGAATCAG GTATATTCAGATCTGGAAGTAGCTTTCGTCATATCAGAAGATAAAACTATCTATAAAGCATTATCCAAAACCATGGAACTACTACAAGGAAATACTGCTCTTATAAGCCAATATTATTATGGCTGTCTTTTCCATGAGCTCCTAGCTTTTCAGCTTTCTGATCGACATCCACCTGCTGAG AGAGAAGCCGAGAAGTTGAAAGCATCCAAGATGATTGGCTTTCCTAGCTCTGTTTCCTCAGTACTCAATCATGCAGAGTTATCTGTTACTGATTCAGACAATATTCTGATTCACATGGATGTAGATCAAAGCTTTTTACCTATACCAACTCCTGTCAAGGCAGCCATTTTTGAGAGTTTTGTGAGACAGAACATTGCAGAGTCAGAAATTGATGTGACAAGCAACATTAGACAGCTAATGGAGAGTAGTTACGGCTTCCCAACGAACAGCAAGACAGAATTTATATATGCTGACTGCCCTCTAGCTCTTTTTAGTAAATTGGTTCTTTGTTGCATCCATGAAGGTGGGACTCTATGCTTCCCAGCTGGCTCAAATGGTAGTTATGTGTCTGCTGCTAATTTTGTGAAAGCAAATATAGCATATATACCTACAAGTCCAGAGGAAGGGTTTAAATTGACACAGAAAACAGTTGAAATTTTTTTGAAGACCGTCAACAAACCTTGGATTTATATTTCTGGACCAACTGTCAACCCTACTGGGCAGCTTTACTTCAACGAAGAGATAAAGAATATATTATctgtgtgtgcaaagtttggggcTAGGGTCATAATTGATACTTCATTTTCTGGTGTGGAGTTCAACTCCAAGGGCTGGGATGGCTGGAATTTGGAGGACACTCTAGCAAAACTAAGATCTCAGAACCAGTCATTCTGTGTTGCTTTGCTTGGAGGATTGTATCTGAAGATGCTTACAGCTGGAATTAGTTTTGGATTTCTGCTTCTAGACCATCCTGCTTTAATTGATGCATTCCACAGTTTTCCAGGTTTGAGCAAGCCTCACAGCACTATCAAATACCAAGTAAAGAAGCTGTTGGATCAAAGAGAACGAACAGCAGAACTTTCCAATGCAGTCTCGGAGCAGGAAAATATTCTGGCTAGTCGATATAAGCTCTTGAAAAAG ACCCTTGAAAGTTGTGGCTGGGACGTGCTTGAGGCTCATTCTGGCGTTTCAGTGGTGGCAAAGCCATCTACCTATCTCGGGAAGACAGTTAAAATCAGCAACGATTCATCTTCATGGGAAGGAAAACTTGATGACACAAATATCAGAGAAGCCATGCTTAAGACCACTGGTTTGTGCATCAATAGCTCTTCGTGGACCGGAATTCCTGGTTACTGTCGCTTCACTATCGCCTTGGAAGATGGTGATTTCGAGCGTGCATTAACTTGCATCGTTAAATTTAGAGACATGGTTGGTAAATGA